One window of Mesorhizobium sp. PAMC28654 genomic DNA carries:
- a CDS encoding polysaccharide deacetylase family protein translates to MRLPFRVLAFSLVSLAASSAALADPPTAPVPAKPKQVVIISFDSARDISQWKRSRALAQRTGAHFTYFLSCVFLLAPETRAQYTAPGKTAGKSNIGFAASRQEVADRLEQIRLAASEGHDIGSHACGHFDGKDWSKADWLNEFSAFERIFENAYAINGITPEPKGWRDFARHAVVGFRAPYLSANKALYEALPAAGYLFDASGVSRGPVQPPTSNGITRFSLPQIPEGPKSRPVIAMDYNLYVRHSGGFERPSAANEFENRTYDAFRAAFNSQYNGKRLPLELGFHFTLMNNGAYWNALERFAGDVCVNPDVECISFRDYVSRLGAKDKTVGG, encoded by the coding sequence ATGCGTCTTCCATTCCGCGTTCTTGCGTTTTCCCTCGTTTCGCTTGCTGCATCAAGTGCGGCTCTCGCCGATCCGCCCACGGCGCCGGTGCCGGCAAAGCCAAAACAGGTCGTCATCATCTCGTTCGACAGCGCCCGCGACATTTCACAGTGGAAGCGCAGCCGGGCGCTGGCGCAACGCACTGGCGCGCATTTCACCTATTTCCTGTCCTGCGTCTTCCTGCTGGCGCCGGAGACGCGCGCGCAATATACGGCGCCCGGCAAGACCGCCGGCAAATCCAATATCGGCTTTGCCGCGTCCAGGCAGGAAGTCGCTGATCGGCTTGAGCAGATCAGACTTGCCGCGTCCGAAGGCCACGATATCGGCAGCCACGCCTGCGGCCACTTCGACGGCAAGGACTGGAGCAAGGCGGACTGGCTGAATGAGTTCAGCGCGTTCGAACGCATTTTCGAAAATGCCTATGCGATCAACGGCATCACCCCCGAGCCCAAGGGCTGGCGTGATTTCGCGCGACATGCCGTCGTCGGCTTCAGGGCGCCGTATTTGTCGGCGAACAAGGCGCTCTACGAGGCATTGCCGGCGGCGGGCTACCTGTTCGACGCAAGTGGCGTGTCACGCGGCCCGGTCCAGCCGCCGACCAGCAACGGCATCACCCGCTTCTCGCTGCCTCAGATTCCGGAAGGTCCTAAATCCCGGCCGGTGATCGCCATGGACTACAATCTCTATGTCCGCCATTCCGGTGGTTTCGAGCGACCGAGCGCGGCAAACGAGTTCGAGAACCGGACCTACGACGCGTTCCGTGCCGCCTTCAACAGCCAATATAACGGCAAGAGGCTGCCGCTTGAGCTCGGCTTCCATTTCACGCTGATGAACAACGGCGCTTATTGGAACGCGCTGGAGCGCTTCGCCGGAGACGTCTGCGTCAACCCCGATGTCGAGTGCATCAGTTTTCGCGATTATGTTTCGCGGCTGGGAGCCAAGGACAAAACCGTGGGCGGCTAA
- the sbmA gene encoding peptide antibiotic transporter SbmA has translation MFVSFFPQPKLFFSSAAIWSLAAVLFWFFGGEQLGALFGLPPTAEGVDKIIGVSLFWSKPFIWFYIYFAAVVLIFYGFWAWYRPHPWQNWSILGTSLIFFVIYYQVQVNVAFNDWYGPFYDLIQKALGTPFSTTPWDFYSQLLTIMWIALVAVTVGALNRFFVSHWIFRWRTAMNEYYMTNWERLRSIEGASQRVQEDTMRFSTTMEDLGVSLVGSVMTLIAFLPVLLHLSQNVTELPIVGAVPYSLVVVAIFWSLFGTTFLALVGVKLPGLEFRTQRVEAAYRKELVYGEDDVNRAQPPTVAELFRNVRRNYFLKYFHYLYFNVARIFYLQIDNIFPYIVLVPTMVAGKIKLGALNQILNSFDQVRSSFQYLVNSWPTIVELISIYKRLRAFEATIHGEPLPDIDRRFMERQAKEPDPA, from the coding sequence GTGTTCGTATCCTTTTTCCCGCAGCCGAAGCTGTTCTTCTCTTCGGCCGCCATCTGGAGCCTTGCGGCCGTTCTGTTCTGGTTTTTCGGGGGAGAACAGCTTGGCGCCTTGTTCGGACTGCCCCCCACTGCCGAAGGCGTCGACAAGATCATCGGCGTGTCACTCTTTTGGTCGAAGCCCTTTATCTGGTTCTATATATATTTTGCCGCTGTAGTCCTGATTTTCTACGGCTTTTGGGCTTGGTACCGGCCTCATCCATGGCAGAATTGGTCCATCCTTGGGACCTCACTGATCTTCTTTGTGATCTACTACCAAGTACAGGTGAACGTCGCTTTCAACGACTGGTATGGCCCTTTCTACGATCTTATTCAGAAGGCCTTGGGAACACCATTCTCCACGACGCCATGGGACTTCTATAGCCAACTGCTGACGATTATGTGGATTGCGCTTGTTGCTGTAACCGTTGGGGCCCTCAATCGATTTTTCGTCAGCCATTGGATATTTCGTTGGCGCACCGCGATGAACGAATACTACATGACAAATTGGGAAAGGCTAAGGTCCATCGAAGGTGCATCCCAGCGTGTTCAAGAAGACACGATGCGCTTTTCCACAACGATGGAAGATTTGGGCGTAAGCTTGGTAGGGTCTGTCATGACGCTTATAGCGTTCCTCCCTGTGCTGCTGCATCTCTCTCAGAACGTCACGGAACTGCCGATTGTCGGCGCGGTGCCTTATTCTCTCGTTGTTGTGGCAATCTTTTGGTCGCTCTTCGGAACCACTTTCTTGGCTTTGGTTGGTGTCAAGCTCCCAGGGCTTGAGTTCCGTACTCAGCGTGTAGAGGCAGCGTACCGCAAGGAACTGGTCTATGGTGAGGACGATGTAAATCGCGCTCAACCGCCAACTGTCGCAGAGCTTTTTAGGAATGTTCGGAGAAATTATTTTCTAAAATACTTCCACTATTTATATTTCAACGTAGCCAGAATATTTTACCTTCAGATCGATAATATATTCCCATATATTGTTCTGGTTCCTACGATGGTCGCGGGAAAGATCAAGCTTGGCGCTTTAAACCAGATTCTCAATTCCTTTGATCAGGTCCGATCTTCGTTCCAGTACCTGGTCAATTCATGGCCAACCATTGTCGAACTGATCTCGATCTACAAACGTCTACGTGCCTTCGAGGCGACGATCCATGGCGAGCCGCTCCCCGACATTGACCGTCGCTTCATGGAGCGCCAAGCAAAAGAACCCGATCCGGCCTGA
- a CDS encoding YbfB/YjiJ family MFS transporter, protein MNTLSPSPLRFAFAGMIAMAVAMGIGRFVYTPILPGMMEELHLSPANAGWIASANYLGYLIGALAAAGGWAHGRERLMMLVGLGASTVLAALMGLSDTMVAFLVIRFLAGLASAFVMVFMASIVFSHINAAGRNDLQAWHFGGVGLGIAISAAMMAVLVTEHAGWAAAWLWSSAISACGFLVVALLANEGPLATGEAVREPALPKDRSMMKIIIAYGLFGFGYVVTATFLVAIVRQGGGSHVFEDMVWLVAGLAAFPSTWAWQKIAARIGLHAAYALECLVEVVGVTASVALGGYMGPLLGGLLLGGTFMAITALGLQAARQQAPKSARRIFALMTASFGLGQIIGPIAAGLFAQASGNFFLASIVAAAMLVVSGVITWSAAPKSP, encoded by the coding sequence ATGAACACGCTCTCTCCATCCCCGCTGCGGTTCGCCTTCGCCGGCATGATCGCCATGGCCGTCGCCATGGGCATCGGGCGCTTCGTCTATACGCCGATCCTGCCCGGCATGATGGAAGAACTGCATCTGTCGCCGGCCAATGCTGGCTGGATCGCCTCGGCCAATTATCTCGGATACCTCATCGGCGCGCTGGCGGCGGCGGGCGGCTGGGCGCATGGACGAGAACGCCTGATGATGCTCGTGGGTCTCGGCGCCAGCACCGTCCTTGCGGCCCTGATGGGGCTGTCCGACACCATGGTCGCCTTTCTCGTCATTCGCTTCCTGGCCGGTCTGGCCAGCGCCTTCGTCATGGTTTTCATGGCCAGCATCGTTTTCAGCCATATAAACGCTGCCGGCCGCAACGACCTGCAGGCCTGGCATTTCGGCGGCGTTGGCCTTGGCATCGCGATCTCGGCGGCAATGATGGCCGTGCTGGTCACCGAACATGCCGGCTGGGCGGCGGCCTGGCTGTGGTCTTCAGCGATTTCGGCTTGCGGCTTCCTGGTCGTGGCGCTGCTGGCGAACGAAGGCCCGCTCGCCACCGGCGAAGCCGTCCGTGAGCCGGCCCTGCCGAAGGACCGGTCGATGATGAAGATCATCATTGCCTATGGCCTGTTTGGCTTCGGTTATGTGGTGACGGCGACCTTCCTGGTCGCCATCGTCCGGCAAGGTGGCGGCAGCCACGTCTTCGAAGACATGGTGTGGCTGGTCGCCGGCCTTGCAGCATTCCCCTCGACATGGGCGTGGCAGAAGATCGCTGCACGGATCGGGCTCCATGCCGCCTATGCGCTGGAATGCCTGGTCGAAGTCGTCGGCGTCACCGCCAGCGTCGCCCTCGGCGGGTATATGGGGCCGCTGCTTGGCGGTCTGCTGCTTGGCGGTACCTTCATGGCCATCACGGCACTTGGCCTGCAGGCCGCGCGGCAGCAGGCGCCAAAATCGGCCCGGCGCATCTTCGCCCTGATGACCGCGTCCTTCGGTCTTGGCCAGATCATCGGCCCGATCGCCGCCGGGCTTTTTGCCCAGGCGTCAGGCAATTTCTTCCTCGCCTCGATCGTCGCTGCAGCCATGCTGGTGGTCTCCGGCGTCATCACATGGTCGGCTGCGCCAAAATCGCCATGA